A window of Jannaschia sp. M317 contains these coding sequences:
- a CDS encoding TetR/AcrR family transcriptional regulator: protein MKDTRRKAREAQIEQAAYEVIEAKGYAGTSMLAVARRARASNETLYNWYGDKQGLFRALVQRNAQEVTDHLAQAIAGSEDPADAILVDVGALLLGLVAGQRAVALNRAAAADPTGALGALIAQGGRDTVAPMLGRLIAQVLRRSGPAQVDAAAATALFLDLLIGDLQIRRVIGQADMPDADTRRARAIRAVRMMRLAVAEGLLS, encoded by the coding sequence ATGAAGGATACCCGCCGCAAGGCGCGTGAGGCCCAGATAGAACAGGCGGCCTATGAGGTGATCGAGGCCAAGGGCTATGCCGGAACCTCGATGCTTGCCGTCGCCCGACGGGCGCGGGCCTCGAACGAAACGCTCTACAATTGGTATGGCGACAAACAGGGCCTGTTCCGGGCCCTCGTGCAGCGCAATGCCCAGGAGGTCACCGACCATCTCGCACAAGCCATCGCCGGGTCAGAGGATCCTGCCGATGCCATCCTCGTCGATGTCGGGGCGCTTTTGTTGGGGCTGGTCGCGGGGCAAAGGGCGGTGGCGCTGAACCGTGCGGCGGCGGCTGATCCGACCGGCGCGCTGGGCGCGTTGATCGCGCAGGGCGGGCGGGACACGGTGGCCCCGATGCTGGGCCGTCTGATCGCCCAGGTCCTGCGCCGATCCGGGCCTGCTCAGGTCGATGCGGCTGCCGCGACGGCCCTGTTCCTGGATCTTCTGATCGGGGATCTTCAGATCAGGCGCGTCATCGGGCAGGCGGATATGCCCGACGCAGACACCCGGCGGGCCCGTGCCATCCGGGCCGTCCGGATGATGCGTCTGGCTGTGGCCGAGGGACTTTTGTCCTAG
- a CDS encoding acetyl/propionyl/methylcrotonyl-CoA carboxylase subunit alpha yields the protein MFTKILIANRGEIACRVIDTCRRLGVRTVAVHSDADARARHVEMADQAVGLGGAAPADSYLRGDAIIAAALKTGAQAIHPGYGFLSENPDFVDAVEAAGLVFIGPSAKAIRAMGLKDAAKDLMAKAGVPVVPGYQGADQDAVHLAREADKIGYPVLIKAVAGGGGKGMRKVEAADGFADALDAARSEAAKAFGNDHVLIEKWITTPRHIEVQVFGDGTRAVHLFERDCSLQRRHQKVIEEAPAPGMTEDMRAAMGAAGVRAAEAIGYAGAGTVEFIVDGADGLRPDGFWFMEMNTRLQVEHPVTEAITGVDLVEWQLRVASGEALPARQEDLSITGHAFEARLYAEDAAAGFLPATGTLTHLRFPEGARADTGVRPGDVISPWYDPMIAKVIVHGPTRATALLQLERALAGTQVAGTVTNLSFLRKLSRQADFVRGDVDTGLIDRDMVTLSAAPVPCTKARSLAALGALGLNRGQTGEGVHLWAPLGWTQKLTRGDEEITVRVEALGPGHFRSYVGEASHEITRDGGWRVDGEPVPAEIGHGPGAVHVFWGNVYSFDVPDPLAVAAAGGAASGVVEAPMPGLVKAVFVEAGAEVAAGARLAILEAMKMEHTLSAPRDGVVAEVLVAAGAQVEAGAALVRMEEAAEG from the coding sequence ATGTTCACCAAGATCCTGATTGCGAACCGGGGCGAAATCGCCTGCCGTGTCATCGACACCTGCCGTCGGTTGGGGGTGCGGACCGTGGCTGTGCATTCGGACGCGGATGCGCGCGCCCGGCATGTCGAGATGGCCGATCAGGCCGTCGGTCTGGGCGGCGCGGCCCCGGCCGACAGCTACCTGCGCGGGGATGCCATCATCGCGGCCGCGCTGAAGACGGGCGCGCAGGCGATCCATCCGGGCTATGGGTTTCTGTCGGAAAACCCCGATTTCGTTGATGCGGTCGAAGCCGCGGGGCTGGTGTTCATCGGCCCCTCCGCCAAGGCGATCCGCGCGATGGGCCTGAAGGACGCGGCCAAGGACCTGATGGCCAAGGCGGGCGTGCCGGTCGTGCCGGGATATCAGGGGGCCGACCAGGACGCCGTGCATCTGGCCCGCGAGGCCGACAAGATCGGCTATCCGGTGCTGATCAAGGCCGTCGCGGGCGGCGGCGGCAAGGGCATGCGAAAGGTCGAAGCAGCGGACGGGTTCGCCGATGCGCTGGACGCGGCAAGATCCGAGGCGGCCAAGGCCTTTGGCAACGACCACGTGCTGATCGAGAAATGGATCACCACGCCGCGCCACATCGAGGTGCAGGTTTTCGGCGACGGCACCCGCGCCGTGCATCTGTTCGAGCGGGACTGCTCGCTGCAACGGCGTCACCAGAAGGTCATCGAAGAGGCCCCCGCCCCCGGCATGACCGAGGACATGCGCGCCGCGATGGGGGCCGCCGGAGTGCGGGCCGCCGAGGCGATCGGTTATGCGGGCGCGGGCACGGTGGAATTCATCGTCGACGGCGCGGACGGGCTGCGCCCCGACGGGTTCTGGTTCATGGAAATGAACACGCGGCTGCAGGTGGAACATCCGGTCACCGAGGCGATCACCGGCGTCGATCTGGTGGAATGGCAGCTGCGCGTCGCGTCGGGCGAGGCACTGCCTGCGCGGCAGGAGGATCTGTCGATCACTGGCCACGCCTTCGAGGCGCGGCTTTACGCCGAGGATGCGGCGGCGGGCTTCCTGCCTGCGACCGGCACGCTGACCCATCTGCGGTTCCCTGAGGGCGCGCGCGCGGACACCGGGGTGCGGCCCGGTGATGTCATTTCCCCCTGGTACGATCCGATGATCGCCAAGGTCATCGTGCATGGGCCGACCCGCGCGACGGCGCTTTTGCAACTGGAACGCGCGCTGGCCGGGACGCAGGTGGCCGGGACGGTCACCAACCTTTCGTTCCTGCGCAAACTGTCGCGGCAGGCGGATTTCGTCAGGGGCGACGTCGATACCGGGTTGATCGACCGGGATATGGTGACGTTGTCCGCAGCCCCGGTGCCCTGCACCAAGGCGCGGTCGCTGGCGGCATTGGGCGCTCTGGGGCTGAACCGGGGCCAGACCGGCGAGGGCGTGCATCTGTGGGCCCCGCTGGGCTGGACGCAGAAACTGACGCGGGGCGACGAGGAAATCACGGTGCGGGTGGAGGCGCTGGGCCCGGGGCATTTCCGCAGCTACGTGGGCGAAGCCAGCCACGAGATCACCAGAGACGGCGGCTGGCGGGTCGACGGCGAACCTGTGCCCGCCGAGATCGGCCACGGACCCGGCGCGGTGCATGTGTTCTGGGGCAACGTCTATTCCTTCGACGTGCCGGACCCGCTGGCCGTCGCGGCGGCGGGGGGGGCGGCCTCGGGCGTGGTGGAGGCCCCGATGCCGGGCTTGGTCAAGGCAGTCTTTGTCGAGGCAGGGGCCGAGGTTGCTGCGGGGGCGCGGCTGGCCATCCTGGAAGCGATGAAGATGGAACACACGCTGAGCGCACCGCGCGACGGGGTCGTGGCGGAGGTGCTGGTCGCCGCAGGGGCACAGGTAGAAGCCGGTGCCGCGCTGGTGCGGATGGAGGAGGCCGCCGAGGGTTGA
- a CDS encoding DegT/DnrJ/EryC1/StrS aminotransferase family protein — MDRFTKSFIRQEPIPEEAIEAATRVLRSGALHRYGADPSEVAALEVAFAAQTGAAHALAVASGGYAMGCALRALGVGSGDAVLTNAFTLAPVPGAIAAVGARPVLVEVTEDLVLDLADLEAKAGQARVLMLSHMRGHIVDMPALMAICDAHGIAVVEDCAHTMGAAWDGHPSGRWGKIGCYSCQTYKHVNAGEGGLIVTDDADLAARMILLSGSYMLYARNGTAPGEDVFARHKGLMPNVSGRMDELRAAILRPQIRDLPQQVARWNALYRALEDGFGGAPGLRTIPRPQAEAYVGSSIQLLVDDARAVPDFVAGCAARGVEWKWFGGDRPVGFTSAHRHWDYVAPHDLPRTDAILCRLIDLRVPLTFDADDCALIARIVTEEAAQHLG; from the coding sequence ATGGACCGTTTCACCAAATCCTTCATTCGGCAGGAGCCCATCCCCGAAGAGGCGATCGAGGCCGCGACCCGCGTCCTGCGCTCCGGTGCGCTGCACCGCTATGGGGCCGACCCCAGCGAGGTGGCGGCGCTGGAGGTGGCGTTCGCCGCCCAGACCGGGGCCGCCCATGCGCTGGCCGTGGCGTCGGGGGGCTATGCCATGGGCTGCGCGCTGCGCGCCCTGGGCGTGGGTTCGGGCGATGCGGTCCTGACCAATGCCTTCACGCTGGCGCCTGTGCCCGGTGCCATCGCCGCCGTTGGCGCCCGTCCGGTGCTGGTCGAGGTGACCGAGGATCTGGTGCTCGACCTTGCGGACCTGGAGGCCAAGGCCGGTCAGGCCCGCGTTCTGATGCTCAGCCACATGCGCGGGCACATCGTCGACATGCCCGCGTTGATGGCCATCTGCGACGCCCATGGCATCGCCGTGGTCGAGGATTGCGCCCATACGATGGGGGCTGCCTGGGACGGGCACCCATCCGGGCGCTGGGGCAAGATCGGCTGCTATTCCTGCCAGACCTACAAGCACGTCAACGCGGGCGAGGGCGGGCTGATCGTCACCGACGATGCGGATCTGGCCGCGCGGATGATCCTGCTGTCGGGCAGCTACATGCTGTATGCCCGCAACGGCACCGCCCCCGGCGAAGACGTCTTTGCCCGTCACAAGGGTCTGATGCCGAATGTCTCGGGCCGCATGGACGAACTGCGCGCCGCGATCCTGCGCCCGCAAATCCGCGACCTGCCGCAGCAGGTGGCGCGGTGGAATGCCCTGTATCGTGCGTTGGAGGATGGCTTCGGCGGCGCGCCGGGTCTGCGGACCATTCCCCGCCCGCAGGCGGAGGCCTATGTCGGCTCCTCGATCCAGTTGCTGGTCGACGATGCGCGGGCAGTGCCGGATTTCGTCGCGGGCTGTGCCGCGCGTGGCGTGGAATGGAAGTGGTTCGGCGGCGACCGACCTGTGGGGTTCACCTCGGCGCACCGGCACTGGGACTATGTCGCACCCCATGATTTGCCCCGCACCGATGCGATCCTCTGCCGTCTGATCGACCTGCGCGTGCCGTTGACCTTCGATGCCGATGACTGCGCCCTGATCGCACGGATCGTGACCGAAGAGGCGGCGCAGCACCTGGGGTGA
- a CDS encoding carboxyl transferase domain-containing protein, protein MKLTSGLVTGSDQARANRAAHLAALDEIRQAAITAQAGGGETSRARHLSRGKMLPCDRVAGLLDPGSPFLEVGTFAGHGMYDGAAPGGGAIAGVGLVHGRQVMVVCNDATVKGGTYYPITVKKHLRAQEIAEECRLPCVYLVDSGGANLPNQDEVFPDRDHFGRIFYNQARMSAKGIAQIAVVMGSCTAGGAYVPAMSDVSIIVREQGTIFLAGPPLVKAATGEVVTAEDLGGGDVHTRLSGVADYLAEDDAHALALARRAVQNVKDAGGVSPKTYSFENPAYDPDELLDVVPADLRTPYDIREVIMRLVDGSRFDEFKARFGETLVTGFAEVCGLQVGIVANNGVLFSEAAQKGAHFIELCSQRNIPLVFLQNITGFMVGRKYENEGIARHGAKMVTAVATTSVPKVTMLVGGSFGAGNYGMSGRAYQPRFLWTWPNSRISVMGGAQAAGVLATVKRDAMDRAGKDWLPEEEAAFRRPTEEMFERQSHPLYASARLWDDGIIDPRKSRDILALSLRAALNAPIEETRFGVFRM, encoded by the coding sequence ATGAAACTCACCTCCGGGCTTGTCACCGGGTCCGATCAGGCCCGCGCGAACCGCGCCGCCCATCTGGCGGCCCTGGACGAAATCCGACAGGCCGCGATCACCGCGCAGGCGGGCGGCGGCGAGACCAGCCGCGCGCGTCACCTGTCACGCGGCAAGATGCTGCCGTGCGACCGGGTCGCGGGGCTGCTGGACCCCGGCTCGCCTTTCCTGGAGGTCGGGACCTTTGCGGGGCATGGCATGTATGACGGCGCGGCCCCCGGCGGCGGTGCCATCGCAGGCGTGGGCTTGGTGCATGGCCGCCAGGTCATGGTGGTCTGCAACGATGCCACGGTAAAGGGCGGCACCTACTATCCGATCACCGTCAAGAAACACCTGCGCGCCCAGGAAATCGCCGAGGAATGTCGCCTGCCCTGCGTCTACCTGGTCGATTCGGGCGGGGCCAACCTGCCCAACCAGGACGAGGTCTTTCCGGACCGCGACCACTTCGGGCGCATCTTCTACAATCAGGCCCGGATGTCCGCCAAGGGCATCGCCCAGATCGCCGTGGTCATGGGGTCTTGCACGGCGGGCGGGGCCTATGTGCCCGCCATGTCCGACGTGTCGATCATCGTGCGCGAACAGGGCACGATCTTCCTCGCCGGGCCGCCCCTGGTAAAGGCCGCCACGGGCGAAGTCGTGACCGCCGAGGATCTGGGCGGCGGCGACGTGCACACCCGCCTGTCGGGGGTCGCGGACTATCTGGCCGAGGACGACGCCCATGCGCTGGCCCTGGCGCGGCGGGCTGTACAAAACGTGAAAGACGCCGGCGGGGTTTCCCCCAAAACGTACAGTTTCGAAAATCCGGCCTACGACCCCGATGAACTGCTGGATGTCGTCCCCGCCGATCTGCGCACCCCCTACGACATCCGCGAGGTCATCATGCGCCTCGTCGACGGGTCCCGTTTCGATGAGTTCAAGGCCCGCTTCGGCGAGACACTGGTGACCGGTTTCGCCGAGGTCTGCGGACTGCAGGTGGGCATCGTGGCCAACAACGGTGTGCTGTTTTCCGAGGCCGCGCAGAAGGGAGCTCACTTCATAGAGTTGTGTTCCCAAAGGAACATCCCGCTGGTGTTCCTGCAGAACATCACCGGCTTCATGGTGGGCCGCAAATACGAGAACGAGGGCATCGCGCGCCACGGGGCCAAGATGGTGACGGCGGTGGCGACGACCTCGGTGCCGAAGGTCACGATGCTGGTCGGAGGCAGCTTTGGCGCGGGAAATTATGGAATGTCCGGAAGGGCTTACCAGCCCCGGTTCCTCTGGACCTGGCCCAATTCGCGGATCTCGGTGATGGGCGGCGCGCAGGCCGCAGGCGTTCTGGCCACGGTCAAGCGCGACGCGATGGACCGCGCCGGAAAGGACTGGCTGCCCGAAGAAGAAGCCGCCTTCAGGCGCCCCACCGAAGAGATGTTCGAGCGGCAGTCGCACCCGCTCTATGCCTCGGCGCGGCTATGGGACGATGGCATCATCGACCCGCGCAAGTCACGGGATATACTGGCTCTTTCACTGCGCGCCGCGCTCAATGCCCCAATCGAGGAGACACGCTTCGGCGTGTTCCGGATGTGA
- a CDS encoding isovaleryl-CoA dehydrogenase — translation MFNATMQFDLGEDVNALREMVHRWAQDRVKPQAAEVDSTNAFPAGLWTEMGELGLLGITVPEADGGAGMGYLAHVIAVEEIARASASVSLSYGAHSNLCVNQIALNGTPEQKARYLPGLVSGEHVGALAMSEAGAGSDVVSMKLRAEKRNDRFILNGTKYWITNGPDAETLVVYAKTDPDAGTKGITAFLIEKSMTGFSTSPHFDKLGMRGSNTAELIFEDVEVPFDNILGEEGGGVRVLMSGLDYERVVLSGIGTGIMAACLDEVMPYLAERKQFGKPIGSFQLMQGKIADMYTAMNSARAYVYEVAKACDRGQVTRQDAAACVLYASEEAMKVAHQAVQAMGGSGFMNDTPVSRIFRDAKLMEIGAGTSEIRRMLIGRELMGAMA, via the coding sequence ATGTTCAACGCCACCATGCAGTTCGATCTGGGCGAGGACGTGAACGCCCTGCGCGAAATGGTGCACCGCTGGGCGCAGGACCGGGTCAAGCCGCAGGCCGCCGAGGTCGACAGCACCAACGCCTTTCCCGCCGGTCTCTGGACCGAGATGGGTGAGCTGGGCCTGCTGGGCATAACGGTCCCCGAGGCCGATGGCGGTGCGGGGATGGGCTACCTTGCCCATGTCATCGCGGTCGAGGAAATCGCCCGCGCCTCCGCCTCCGTGTCGCTGTCCTACGGGGCGCATTCCAATCTGTGCGTCAATCAGATCGCGTTGAACGGCACGCCCGAGCAGAAGGCGAGATACCTGCCCGGCCTCGTCTCCGGCGAACATGTGGGCGCGCTGGCCATGTCCGAGGCGGGGGCCGGATCCGACGTCGTGTCGATGAAACTGCGCGCGGAAAAGCGCAACGACCGGTTCATCCTGAACGGCACGAAATACTGGATCACCAACGGCCCGGACGCCGAGACGCTGGTGGTCTACGCCAAGACCGACCCCGATGCCGGAACCAAGGGCATCACCGCCTTCCTGATCGAGAAGTCGATGACCGGCTTTTCGACCTCGCCGCATTTCGACAAGCTGGGGATGCGCGGGTCCAACACCGCCGAGCTGATCTTCGAGGACGTCGAGGTCCCTTTCGACAACATCCTGGGCGAGGAAGGCGGCGGCGTGCGTGTCCTGATGTCCGGTCTCGACTATGAACGCGTGGTCCTGTCGGGCATCGGCACCGGCATCATGGCCGCCTGTCTCGACGAGGTCATGCCCTACTTGGCCGAGCGCAAGCAGTTCGGCAAACCCATCGGGTCCTTCCAGCTGATGCAGGGCAAGATCGCGGACATGTATACGGCGATGAATTCGGCCCGTGCCTACGTCTACGAGGTGGCCAAGGCCTGCGACCGGGGGCAGGTGACGCGTCAGGACGCGGCGGCCTGCGTTCTCTATGCCTCCGAAGAGGCGATGAAGGTCGCGCACCAGGCGGTGCAGGCCATGGGCGGGTCGGGTTTCATGAACGACACCCCCGTCAGCCGGATCTTTCGCGACGCCAAGCTGATGGAAATCGGCGCCGGCACCTCTGAAATCCGCCGCATGCTGATCGGGCGAGAGCTGATGGGAGCCATGGCCTGA
- a CDS encoding ASCH domain-containing protein, translating to MTQTLQQIIDAHPDAETFRFGDSEALCAEILGLIRTGKKTATCEAARVYGAKGDAWPEVGRRDVALNWDGTPALMIETVEVTTRRWSEMDAEFVAAQGEFRDLAHWQSGYRRYFERNGGWSEDMKLMCERFRVVADYAADAP from the coding sequence ATGACCCAGACGCTGCAACAGATCATCGACGCCCACCCCGACGCCGAAACCTTCCGGTTCGGTGACAGCGAAGCACTTTGCGCCGAGATCCTGGGCTTGATCCGAACGGGCAAGAAGACGGCCACTTGCGAGGCGGCGCGGGTCTATGGGGCCAAGGGCGACGCCTGGCCAGAGGTCGGCCGCCGCGATGTCGCGCTGAACTGGGACGGCACGCCCGCCCTGATGATCGAAACGGTCGAGGTCACGACCCGGCGCTGGTCCGAGATGGACGCGGAATTCGTCGCGGCCCAGGGCGAATTCCGCGACCTGGCCCACTGGCAATCCGGGTATCGCCGGTACTTCGAACGCAACGGCGGTTGGTCCGAAGACATGAAGCTGATGTGCGAACGGTTCCGGGTCGTGGCGGATTATGCGGCGGACGCGCCATGA
- a CDS encoding GFA family protein — protein sequence MKDHQGGCLCGALRFATRGAPEWVTICHCHFCQRTTGAAYAVLPIFARSALSVSGTRPVVHTATSQGSGKQIHIRFCKECGTKISVGFERAPDFVGIYAGAFDAPNWFEISARTTRHIFVASARRGTVIPAGIPTYREHVRDADGAPVPPHVFDLPHTIEA from the coding sequence ATGAAGGACCACCAAGGCGGCTGCCTCTGCGGGGCCCTTCGGTTCGCGACGCGGGGGGCACCCGAGTGGGTCACGATCTGCCATTGCCATTTCTGCCAGCGGACCACGGGCGCGGCTTACGCCGTGCTGCCGATCTTTGCGCGATCTGCGCTGTCTGTGTCGGGCACCCGCCCGGTGGTGCATACAGCAACGTCCCAAGGGTCGGGCAAGCAGATCCACATCAGGTTCTGCAAGGAGTGCGGCACGAAGATCTCGGTCGGGTTCGAACGCGCCCCCGATTTCGTCGGCATCTATGCCGGGGCCTTCGATGCCCCGAACTGGTTCGAGATTTCGGCCCGGACCACGCGGCACATCTTCGTTGCCTCCGCCCGCCGCGGAACTGTCATTCCGGCCGGGATTCCCACCTATCGGGAACACGTGCGCGACGCCGACGGGGCACCGGTGCCGCCCCATGTCTTTGACCTGCCCCACACGATCGAGGCCTAG
- a CDS encoding glutathione S-transferase family protein, translated as MADITLHHVPQSRSDRVLWLLRELGVAVDVRIWPFDKSLRGRDFLALNPAGRVPALELDGQAIWESGAMIELLCERFGQLGRPPGDPERAAWLIWVHFAETLSQHAAACTQQHVALREDWMRSPTVMKIEAARIGKCFDAIEARLSGDWLLTGFSAADVAVAQAVDMGRRFHRIGARPRMAAWLDRCQARPAWAASQGGVGVYTQEFYEVPDA; from the coding sequence ATGGCTGACATCACGCTCCACCACGTGCCGCAGAGCCGGTCGGACCGGGTGCTTTGGTTGCTGCGTGAACTGGGCGTTGCGGTCGATGTTCGCATCTGGCCCTTCGACAAGTCGCTGCGCGGTCGAGATTTCCTTGCGTTGAACCCTGCCGGGCGGGTGCCTGCGCTGGAACTGGACGGGCAGGCGATCTGGGAGTCGGGTGCGATGATCGAGCTGCTCTGCGAGCGGTTCGGGCAGCTGGGGCGGCCCCCCGGTGACCCGGAGCGTGCGGCTTGGCTGATCTGGGTGCATTTTGCCGAAACCCTCTCTCAGCACGCTGCCGCCTGCACGCAGCAGCACGTGGCCCTGCGCGAGGACTGGATGCGTTCGCCTACGGTGATGAAGATCGAGGCGGCGCGGATCGGAAAGTGTTTCGACGCGATCGAGGCGCGCCTGTCGGGCGACTGGTTGTTGACCGGGTTTTCCGCCGCCGATGTGGCGGTCGCGCAGGCCGTCGATATGGGCCGGCGGTTTCATCGGATCGGGGCCCGGCCCCGGATGGCGGCCTGGCTGGACCGATGCCAGGCGCGGCCTGCCTGGGCCGCGTCGCAGGGCGGCGTGGGGGTCTATACGCAGGAGTTCTATGAGGTGCCGGATGCCTGA
- a CDS encoding lysozyme inhibitor LprI family protein encodes MMRALCCLVLCAAPAAAEVPAPPRWQAQFDACVAAADAAQDLAQCKGLAARLCMDTTEGGHTTLGMTECNAMETGLWDDLLNADWPAHRAWAEAEDAEDAKFFGDQFSARAASLLAAQRAWIAFRDAECGLDHAIWGSGSMRHIIHSACMSEMTADRVIRLRGLTEGM; translated from the coding sequence ATGATGCGCGCGCTGTGCTGCCTCGTCCTGTGCGCGGCCCCGGCGGCGGCCGAGGTGCCCGCCCCCCCGCGCTGGCAGGCCCAGTTCGATGCCTGCGTTGCCGCGGCCGATGCGGCGCAGGACCTGGCGCAGTGCAAGGGCCTGGCCGCCCGTCTGTGCATGGACACCACCGAAGGCGGGCATACGACGCTTGGCATGACGGAGTGCAACGCGATGGAAACCGGCCTTTGGGACGATCTGCTGAACGCCGACTGGCCGGCCCATCGGGCCTGGGCCGAAGCTGAGGATGCCGAGGACGCGAAGTTTTTCGGCGATCAGTTCTCGGCGCGGGCCGCCAGCCTGCTGGCCGCCCAACGTGCCTGGATCGCCTTTCGCGATGCCGAATGCGGGCTGGATCATGCGATCTGGGGCTCGGGGTCCATGCGCCATATCATCCATTCGGCCTGCATGTCCGAGATGACGGCGGACCGCGTGATCCGCCTGCGTGGCCTGACGGAGGGCATGTGA
- a CDS encoding DUF1622 domain-containing protein, whose translation MAATTETENTRFLDYVREDSVLHGQVDWLVHGLEYAAAGIDIFACLILLIGGLRFIAGFTRAEVSRSPTQRVKGVNRERVELGRYILAGLELLIVSDIIHTALSLAMADLVFLGLLVVIRSLISFFLDRELAEVKRELQD comes from the coding sequence ATGGCAGCGACGACCGAGACGGAAAACACCCGTTTTCTGGACTATGTGCGCGAGGATTCGGTCCTGCATGGGCAGGTCGACTGGCTGGTGCATGGGCTGGAATACGCCGCCGCGGGGATCGACATCTTTGCCTGTCTGATCCTGCTGATCGGCGGGTTGCGGTTCATCGCCGGGTTCACGCGGGCCGAAGTCAGTCGGAGCCCGACCCAGCGGGTCAAGGGTGTCAACCGCGAACGGGTCGAACTGGGCCGCTACATCCTGGCGGGGCTGGAGCTGTTGATCGTGTCGGACATCATCCACACGGCGCTGAGCCTGGCCATGGCGGACCTGGTGTTCCTGGGGCTGCTGGTGGTGATCCGGTCTCTGATTTCGTTCTTTCTCGACCGGGAACTGGCCGAGGTGAAGCGCGAGTTGCAGGACTGA
- a CDS encoding lysozyme inhibitor LprI family protein gives MRAQACYGAGADCIGSAAAACMAGDYGGSQIGIGNCHEAERRFWDAELNRIYRALIVLFKARDAELDDVGSAAPRSLPALRTAQRAWISWRDEQCAFVASTWGGGSGAGIAETECHAALTGAQALRLDEILAGSGG, from the coding sequence GTGCGGGCACAGGCGTGCTATGGCGCAGGGGCCGATTGCATCGGCTCTGCGGCTGCGGCCTGCATGGCGGGGGACTATGGCGGCAGCCAGATCGGCATCGGCAACTGCCACGAGGCCGAGCGCCGTTTCTGGGATGCGGAGCTGAACCGGATCTACAGGGCGCTCATCGTCCTCTTCAAGGCGCGCGATGCGGAGTTGGACGACGTCGGTTCCGCCGCGCCGCGCAGCTTGCCGGCGCTGCGCACCGCTCAGCGCGCCTGGATCAGCTGGCGGGACGAGCAATGCGCCTTTGTCGCAAGCACCTGGGGCGGCGGGTCGGGCGCAGGCATTGCCGAGACCGAGTGTCACGCCGCGCTGACCGGCGCGCAGGCCCTGCGGCTCGACGAAATTCTGGCAGGATCGGGCGGATGA